The DNA region CCAAACGCTTGCACATGCGGTGATAATTGGGCGGCGCAATTCCCAACAGCCGTGCCGCCTCGGCGTCCGAGCCGGCATGGTCGCGCACAAAACGAAAATATCTTGCCTGCACCTGCTTCTCCATTTCCCGCCAGGGCAGGACCTGCTTGCCATCCCACCGGCCCCAGTGGGAAAATTCCGCCGGCGCCGTTGCCTGTGGTTGAATCCCCAACGCCGCGTTGACTTGCGCAACGGCAATGGGATCCGCGTGGGCAAGCAACAGCCGTTGCACCACGTTTTGCAGCTCGCGCACATTGCCCGGCCAGTCATACTTGACCAGCGCCGACAGCGCCTCCTCGGCCAGGCGCGGCGGCATCTGGTTCATTTCCGCGCTGAAGAGATCCATGAAATGATTGATGAGCAGCGGAATGTCTTCGCGCCGCTGTGCCAGCGCCGGCACGCTGATGGTGACGACGTTCAAGCGGTAGTAGAGATCTTCGCGGAAACGTTTGGCTTCCACCTCCTTTTCCAAATCCTTGTTGGTGGCGGCGATGATGCGCACATCGACGGCGATGGTGCCGGTGCGGCCAATCTTGTCGATTTCGCCTTCTTGAATGACGCGCAGCAGCTTGGCTTGCGCGGGCAGCGGCAGTTCGGTGATTTCATCGAGGAACACCGTGCCGCCGTCGGCCACTTCGAACAATCCCTTCTTGGTGGCATGGGCGCCGGTAAACGCGCCCTTCTCGAAGCCGAACAACTCACTCTCGATGAGATGATCCGGCAGGCTGCCGCAATTGATCGGCACAAAATTCTCGAACTGCCGGCGGCTGTTGTAGTGCAGATTCATCGCCACCAGCTCTTTGCCCGTGCCGGAGGGACCGCGCACCATGACGTTGGCGTTGTTGCCGGCAAACTTGGCGATCAACTCGCGCAGTTGGCGCATGGCCGCCGATTCACCGATGATGCGCTTGCGCCGCAGCAGGTCCAGCACCGTCTTTTGCAGGCGTTGGGCCGAGCGTTGCTGCTCCTGCAGCAGCCGCCTGCGTTCGAAGGCATTGATGATGTTGAGCACGAAATCGGTGGGCTGGTAGATATAAGCTTCGATATCGCCGGGGTATTTGGTGCAATACCAAATCGCGCCCGCCTCCTGCAGCCGGTGGGCAAACTCGAAGTCGGTGACGTTGATCGTCATCTTGGTGACGATGATGACCTGCAGCGTGGCATCGATTTCTTTGATGCGCCGGATCAAACTCTCGCCGATGATCGCGCCCGGGATCTGAAAATCCATGATCACCACGTCATATTTGCCGTTATCCCGCTGCAACAGCGTCAGGGCTTCCTGGCCGTCGGCGACCACGTCGCGAATGTGAATGCGCTCGGCGAAGGGACGCAGCGTGTTGCGCACGCGCCGTGCGTCGAATTCCTCGTCTTCGATGAGCAGCAGGTTGATGACGTCGCTCGTTTTCATGCTGATGGTTTCCTCCGTGCCCCCGCCGCGGCCGGCGGGCCCGGCCTCAGGCCGGCGGGATCAAGATGGTGAACTGGCAGCCGCCGCCGGGCAGATTCTCGACGTCCAAATCCCAGCCGCACCGCTGTTTCGAGATTTCGTAAGCCAGATAACAGCCATAGCCCGAATGCGGGCCGTCGCCTTTGGTGGAGATATTCTCCAAGAACAGACGCTTGATGCCGTGCTCGTTGGTTTCCAACAGCTCGGGCAAAATGGCCTTGCCGTCATTGGCGATGACGACGCGCGACACGCCCGCGACCGGATCGCAGTGGGTGCGCACCGTGATGGTGACGCCGCCTGCGCCGCTGTGATCCAGCGCATTCTGCAACAGCGGCTCGAAAATCTCCCACACGACGAACTCATTCACCTGCACCGGCGGCAGCGCGTCATCCAGATCCATGTCGAACTTGAACTCCTCCGACTGCCGGGTCACGCGCAGGCAAATGTGCTCAACGATGAAGCGCAGCACCTCATTCAAGTTGGTTTGGAAAATCGGGCCGCGGATCGCCAGCACCGGCGGCTCATACCACTTCATATCATAGATCACGCGCGACATGTAGTTGGCGTATTTGGTGACGCGATACTTGACTTCCTCGATGTTGGCGGCCGCAAGCATGCGCACGTCTTCCTTGATGAAGCCCATCACCTTTTCGGCTTTGTGATGGGTGTGGTAGATGCGCTTGGCGAACTGCGCTTCCTTTTGATAATGAATCCGCTCCTTGAGCTGCTCCTCCCTTTCCTTGAACAGCAGTTGCTGGGCCTCGTCGCGTTCCTGCACGGAATAGGAGGAAACGAAAAACAGCGCCAGCATACCGAACAGGATCATGCCCATGAACACCATGCCGGACTGATTGAAGCTGGTGATGATCTCGCGGGTGACGAATCCGAAGTCCGGCGCATTTTTGATGTAAACCGCGCCGGCAAACTCACCCTTGGGGACGAAGGGCACGAACACGTGAAAGGTCTGCTTGCCTTCGAGCAGATTGTAGACCTGCTCGGTGGACTGGAGCTGGCTGCGTACCTGGCCGTAGAGGCGAGTGGCCTCGGTGTGCGGCATGTCGGAGGGCGGCAGGTCGGTCAGATTCTCGAAGAAGAAACGGTAGAGTACCGCCCCGTTGTCGATGGCGAACACGCGCTCGCCCTGCGACACCAGCACGCAGGCTTCTTCAACGTGCTGCAACAGCAACTGCTGGCTGAAAATGATGTCGAACGCCTGAATCAGTTTGCGGCGGTCGGCGGCGCTCTGGCGGTGCGCCGGCGACGTCGTCTCCAGTAGCAGTTCCAGCGAAGTCGCGGCCAAATTCGCGAAGCGTTCGGCGGAATCGCGTTGATACCATTCCTGGGCGCGCACCAGGAAATCCTTCACTGAATCCTTCTGCACGAAGGAAACCAGCACTTGCGACGCCACCATGATCGTGAACAGCACCAGCACGTGTTTCAATTCAAAATGGTAGCGGCGCAGCTTGGCGACGAGGCGATCTTGCGGAGAATTCATGGTCAGTTGATCAACACTTTTTGCGAGCGAATCATGGCTTCCGCGCCGGCGAGCGCGGCGGGGACGGAGATTTCCTGTTTGATGGCCTGATGGGCAAAAAAGGAGAGAATATCCGAAATCTTGGTGTACTCCACCAACGCCGGGCGGTGCACACCGGTGGCGAGAAGCTGGCGGTAGTACAGCAAATCAGGATGCTGGCGGCAAAACGCCGAATCTTCGTAAACGGACTTGATGGCAGGCAAGTAACCCATCTTTTCATAGACGGCGCGCTGCATCTCTTTGCTGGTGGCAAACTTGATGAACTTGATCGCCGCGGCCTTTTTGTTCGAATCGCGCGCGATCATGAGATTCCAGCCGCCGAAGACGGCCGTGGGCTGTGA from bacterium includes:
- a CDS encoding sigma-54 dependent transcriptional regulator gives rise to the protein MKTSDVINLLLIEDEEFDARRVRNTLRPFAERIHIRDVVADGQEALTLLQRDNGKYDVVIMDFQIPGAIIGESLIRRIKEIDATLQVIIVTKMTINVTDFEFAHRLQEAGAIWYCTKYPGDIEAYIYQPTDFVLNIINAFERRRLLQEQQRSAQRLQKTVLDLLRRKRIIGESAAMRQLRELIAKFAGNNANVMVRGPSGTGKELVAMNLHYNSRRQFENFVPINCGSLPDHLIESELFGFEKGAFTGAHATKKGLFEVADGGTVFLDEITELPLPAQAKLLRVIQEGEIDKIGRTGTIAVDVRIIAATNKDLEKEVEAKRFREDLYYRLNVVTISVPALAQRREDIPLLINHFMDLFSAEMNQMPPRLAEEALSALVKYDWPGNVRELQNVVQRLLLAHADPIAVAQVNAALGIQPQATAPAEFSHWGRWDGKQVLPWREMEKQVQARYFRFVRDHAGSDAEAARLLGIAPPNYHRMCKRLGIK
- a CDS encoding ATP-binding protein, with amino-acid sequence MNSPQDRLVAKLRRYHFELKHVLVLFTIMVASQVLVSFVQKDSVKDFLVRAQEWYQRDSAERFANLAATSLELLLETTSPAHRQSAADRRKLIQAFDIIFSQQLLLQHVEEACVLVSQGERVFAIDNGAVLYRFFFENLTDLPPSDMPHTEATRLYGQVRSQLQSTEQVYNLLEGKQTFHVFVPFVPKGEFAGAVYIKNAPDFGFVTREIITSFNQSGMVFMGMILFGMLALFFVSSYSVQERDEAQQLLFKEREEQLKERIHYQKEAQFAKRIYHTHHKAEKVMGFIKEDVRMLAAANIEEVKYRVTKYANYMSRVIYDMKWYEPPVLAIRGPIFQTNLNEVLRFIVEHICLRVTRQSEEFKFDMDLDDALPPVQVNEFVVWEIFEPLLQNALDHSGAGGVTITVRTHCDPVAGVSRVVIANDGKAILPELLETNEHGIKRLFLENISTKGDGPHSGYGCYLAYEISKQRCGWDLDVENLPGGGCQFTILIPPA